The following proteins come from a genomic window of Geoalkalibacter sp.:
- the nuoH gene encoding NADH-quinone oxidoreductase subunit NuoH, whose product MTPEFVSLSNNWPLYLTTMIVKILVVFVVVILIVAYATWLERKVIGHMQTRLGPMETGWHGLLQPIADGLKLFFKEDIIPEKAAKFTFLLAPMMLLVPAFITFAVVPFGPDKVIGGYLVPMQITDLNVGVLYVLAMAGLGAYGIVLAGWSSNSKYSLMGGIRSTAQMISYELAAGLSIVAVFMLSETLSLREIVALQMEPLWGAISFLPNWYVFSQPLAFGLFILTSLAEINRTPFDLPEAESELVSGFCTEYSSMKYALFFMAEYANMVVIAAIAATLFLGGWSGPFFGPINLLLKILAFMFFAIWLRATMPRVRYDQLMTMGWKVLIPLALANVIVTGVVVLLMQ is encoded by the coding sequence ATGACGCCCGAGTTTGTGAGTCTCTCCAACAACTGGCCTTTGTACCTGACCACGATGATCGTAAAGATTCTGGTGGTTTTTGTGGTCGTTATCCTGATCGTCGCCTACGCGACCTGGCTGGAGCGCAAGGTCATCGGCCATATGCAGACCCGTCTCGGCCCCATGGAGACCGGCTGGCACGGGCTCTTGCAGCCGATCGCCGACGGCCTCAAGCTGTTTTTCAAGGAAGACATCATTCCGGAGAAAGCAGCCAAGTTCACCTTTCTGCTGGCCCCGATGATGCTGCTGGTTCCCGCGTTCATCACCTTCGCGGTGGTACCATTCGGCCCCGACAAGGTGATCGGCGGATACCTGGTGCCGATGCAGATCACCGATCTCAACGTCGGCGTGCTCTATGTCTTGGCCATGGCCGGCCTGGGTGCCTACGGCATCGTTCTCGCCGGTTGGTCGTCCAACTCCAAGTACTCCCTGATGGGCGGTATCCGGTCCACGGCGCAGATGATCTCTTACGAACTCGCCGCCGGACTTTCCATCGTCGCGGTGTTCATGCTCTCGGAGACCCTGAGCCTGCGGGAGATCGTGGCGTTGCAGATGGAACCCTTGTGGGGCGCCATCAGCTTCTTGCCCAACTGGTACGTCTTCAGCCAGCCCCTGGCCTTCGGGTTGTTCATCCTGACCTCCCTGGCGGAAATCAACCGTACTCCCTTTGACCTTCCCGAGGCCGAATCGGAGTTGGTGTCCGGCTTCTGCACGGAATATTCCTCCATGAAGTACGCTTTGTTCTTCATGGCCGAATACGCCAACATGGTGGTCATCGCCGCGATTGCCGCGACTCTCTTCCTCGGCGGCTGGTCCGGGCCGTTCTTCGGTCCCATCAACCTTCTGCTCAAGATCCTGGCGTTCATGTTCTTCGCCATCTGGCTGCGCGCCACCATGCCGCGCGTCCGCTATGACCAGCTGATGACCATGGGCTGGAAGGTTCTCATTCCGCTGGCACTCGCCAATGTGATTGTCACCGGCGTGGTCGTCCTCCTGATGCAATAA
- a CDS encoding tetratricopeptide repeat protein has product MQCSKCNAPVSAQAKFCDQCGANLAGDADFVHARALDLFHRGMIEEAVRNWDAVLQMNPASGTAHYYKGLALYDQGDLEGAVQCFQKALAGEKDRFRVYFKLGMAQYGLGELNASIESFGKAVALNPKSAETHYRLGLSYLRNADLGKAEEALREAARINPGYTRVLYMLGMVYSQKGDYLSAIEQFRRVVELSPTYTAARFELGLAYFKEGMLAEAAEQFSTAAETNARFAPAFYMLAESKRRLGDFSEAIGVYRKVLEINPKDADAWVRIAECNMQLDFLDEARKAIQKALAINPSHREAQYLNKHLGEMATPHKPGF; this is encoded by the coding sequence ATGCAGTGTTCAAAATGTAACGCGCCCGTTTCCGCACAGGCGAAATTCTGCGATCAATGTGGAGCCAACCTTGCCGGGGATGCCGACTTCGTCCACGCCCGCGCCTTGGACCTCTTTCATCGCGGCATGATCGAGGAAGCGGTTCGCAACTGGGACGCCGTGTTGCAGATGAATCCCGCCTCGGGAACCGCTCACTACTACAAGGGGCTTGCTCTTTACGATCAGGGGGATCTCGAAGGCGCCGTGCAATGCTTTCAGAAAGCCCTGGCCGGTGAGAAGGATCGGTTTCGCGTCTATTTCAAGCTCGGCATGGCCCAGTACGGGCTCGGGGAGCTGAACGCAAGCATCGAGAGTTTCGGCAAGGCCGTGGCTCTCAATCCCAAAAGCGCCGAAACCCATTACCGCCTCGGTCTTTCCTATCTGCGCAACGCCGATCTGGGCAAAGCAGAGGAGGCGCTGCGGGAGGCCGCCCGGATCAATCCCGGTTATACGCGCGTTCTTTACATGCTTGGCATGGTTTATTCGCAAAAGGGCGATTATCTCTCCGCCATCGAGCAGTTTCGCCGGGTGGTGGAACTAAGTCCCACTTACACCGCAGCGCGTTTTGAGCTCGGCTTGGCCTATTTCAAGGAAGGCATGCTTGCCGAGGCCGCGGAGCAATTCAGTACGGCGGCCGAAACCAACGCCCGTTTCGCGCCCGCATTCTACATGCTGGCCGAGTCCAAGCGGCGCCTGGGGGATTTCTCAGAGGCCATTGGTGTCTACCGAAAGGTTTTGGAGATCAATCCCAAGGATGCCGATGCCTGGGTGCGGATTGCCGAATGCAACATGCAGCTCGATTTTCTGGACGAAGCGCGCAAGGCCATCCAAAAGGCCCTCGCCATCAATCCCAGCCATCGCGAGGCGCAATATCTCAACAAGCATCTTGGGGAAATGGCCACTCCCCACAAGCCTGGATTTTGA
- a CDS encoding NuoI/complex I 23 kDa subunit family protein, whose amino-acid sequence MFKEFAKGLSITFKHLLPGHSTTVQYPHVKLTPSDRFRGLHRLVPTQDREKCVACYLCPTVCPAKCITVESAENEKGEKYPRVYQIDLLRCIFCGYCVEACPVEAIEMTGEYELANYRRSDFEFTKQRLLR is encoded by the coding sequence ATGTTCAAAGAATTCGCCAAAGGGTTGAGCATCACCTTCAAGCACTTGCTGCCGGGGCACAGCACGACCGTTCAGTATCCCCATGTCAAACTGACGCCCTCGGATCGCTTCCGCGGCCTGCATCGTCTGGTGCCGACCCAGGACCGGGAAAAATGCGTGGCCTGTTACCTGTGCCCCACGGTCTGCCCGGCCAAATGCATAACCGTTGAGTCGGCGGAGAACGAAAAGGGCGAAAAATATCCGAGGGTATACCAGATCGATCTGCTGCGCTGCATTTTCTGCGGCTACTGCGTCGAGGCCTGCCCGGTGGAAGCCATTGAAATGACCGGCGAGTACGAGCTGGCCAACTATCGACGGTCGGATTTCGAATTCACCAAACAGCGTCTGCTGCGTTAA
- the nuoL gene encoding NADH-quinone oxidoreductase subunit L: protein MYDKLWLIPFFPLLGSIINGLLGKKIKNEKIIGGIGTLAIFASFIVSVLCFMELRADSVKSHQQVIASWMSVGNLQIEWGFLLDPLSAVMLLVVTGVGSLIHLYSIGYMHGEEGFYRYFSYLNLFAFSMLMLVLGNNAMVMFVGWEGVGLCSYLLIGYYFHKQSAGDAAKKAFVVNRVGDFGFLLGIFLLFWTLGSEHGIWTLNFVEIAQHGHLLGAGSAVVTTITLCFFLGATGKSAQIPLYTWLPDAMEGPTPVSALIHAATMVTAGVYMIGRMNGLFAMAPDTMLVIAIVGAATAIFAASIGLAQNDIKRVLAYSTVSQLGYMFLAMGVGAFTAGIFHLMTHAFFKACLFLGSGSVIHAMHHALHKAHAHDDPQDMRNMGGLRKHMPITFLTFLISTIAIAGLPGLSGFFSKDEILLWSLAGNRGHWLLWLVASLAAGMTAFYMFRLVFMTFFGKERIAEKAKSYLHESPLVITIPLMVLAVLAVFGGYLNVPAVLGGAHRLETFLSPVFGAAQQAYGIEPPHMSHAAEYGLMGLATGIALVGIGLAYLMYVKNPEMPAQLVAKAQGLYRAIFNKWYVDEIYDALFVNPTKKAGTFLWKGFDVVVVDGIVNGVGYIVKGFSGVLRLTQSGLVHNYALAMVVGVIVMVAYYVFG, encoded by the coding sequence ATGTACGACAAGCTATGGCTCATCCCGTTCTTCCCCCTGCTCGGCAGCATCATCAACGGGCTGCTGGGCAAGAAGATCAAAAACGAGAAAATCATCGGGGGCATCGGGACCCTGGCGATCTTCGCTTCCTTCATCGTTTCGGTGCTGTGTTTCATGGAGTTGCGCGCCGATTCGGTGAAATCGCATCAGCAGGTGATCGCTTCCTGGATGTCCGTTGGCAACCTGCAGATCGAGTGGGGCTTTCTTCTGGATCCGCTCTCGGCGGTGATGCTGCTGGTGGTGACCGGCGTCGGCTCGCTGATCCATCTTTACTCCATCGGCTACATGCACGGCGAGGAAGGGTTCTACCGCTACTTCTCCTACCTCAACCTGTTCGCCTTCTCCATGCTCATGCTGGTGCTCGGCAACAATGCCATGGTCATGTTCGTCGGTTGGGAAGGCGTGGGTCTGTGTTCCTACCTGCTGATCGGCTACTACTTTCACAAACAGAGCGCCGGCGACGCCGCCAAGAAAGCCTTCGTGGTCAACCGCGTCGGCGACTTCGGCTTCCTGCTCGGGATTTTCCTGCTCTTTTGGACCCTCGGCAGCGAGCACGGCATCTGGACCCTCAATTTTGTCGAAATCGCCCAGCACGGCCATCTGCTCGGCGCGGGTAGCGCGGTGGTGACCACCATTACCCTGTGCTTCTTTCTTGGCGCCACGGGCAAGTCGGCGCAGATTCCTCTCTACACCTGGCTGCCCGACGCCATGGAAGGCCCCACGCCGGTTTCGGCGCTCATCCATGCCGCCACCATGGTCACCGCGGGCGTTTACATGATCGGGCGCATGAACGGACTCTTCGCCATGGCGCCCGACACCATGCTCGTCATCGCCATCGTCGGTGCCGCCACGGCCATCTTCGCCGCTTCCATCGGCCTGGCACAGAATGACATCAAGCGGGTGCTGGCTTATTCGACGGTGTCGCAGCTTGGCTACATGTTTCTCGCCATGGGCGTCGGCGCCTTCACGGCGGGCATTTTCCACCTCATGACCCACGCCTTCTTCAAGGCTTGTCTGTTCCTTGGTTCGGGATCGGTCATCCATGCCATGCATCATGCCCTGCACAAGGCTCATGCCCACGACGATCCCCAGGACATGCGCAACATGGGTGGTCTGCGCAAGCATATGCCCATCACCTTCCTGACCTTTTTGATCTCGACCATCGCCATTGCCGGTCTGCCGGGACTGTCGGGCTTCTTCTCCAAGGATGAAATCCTGCTGTGGTCCCTGGCCGGCAATCGCGGTCACTGGCTGCTGTGGTTGGTCGCCTCCCTGGCTGCCGGGATGACGGCCTTCTACATGTTCCGTCTGGTGTTCATGACTTTCTTCGGCAAGGAGCGCATCGCCGAGAAAGCGAAGAGCTACCTGCACGAATCGCCTCTGGTGATCACCATCCCGCTGATGGTCCTGGCGGTGCTGGCGGTGTTCGGCGGCTATCTGAACGTTCCGGCGGTGCTGGGCGGCGCCCATCGACTGGAGACTTTCCTCAGCCCGGTGTTCGGAGCGGCGCAGCAAGCTTACGGCATCGAGCCTCCCCATATGAGCCATGCCGCTGAATATGGGCTCATGGGCTTGGCGACGGGCATCGCCCTGGTCGGCATCGGCCTGGCTTACCTCATGTATGTCAAGAACCCCGAGATGCCTGCCCAACTGGTGGCCAAGGCGCAGGGGCTCTACCGCGCGATCTTCAACAAGTGGTACGTGGATGAAATCTATGACGCCCTGTTCGTCAACCCGACCAAAAAGGCCGGCACGTTCCTGTGGAAGGGCTTTGACGTAGTGGTGGTCGACGGCATCGTCAATGGAGTGGGCTACATCGTCAAAGGGTTTTCCGGGGTGCTGCGCCTGACCCAGTCCGGGTTGGTGCATAACTACGCACTGGCCATGGTGGTCGGGGTGATTGTCATGGTGGCCTACTACGTCTTCGGCTGA
- a CDS encoding NADH-quinone oxidoreductase subunit J, with amino-acid sequence MELLFFYLVALVAILSAFLVVKCKNPVNSAISLVMTFFCLAIFYVMLYAPFMAAVQVLVYAGAIMVLILFVIMLLNLGPEMMERFQHGVIGGAIVAGIVMVQAVMFVNRGNTAGISGDITRERVLAEGHMELIGMKLFTEFMLPFQIAGILLLIAIVGALVLAKKEV; translated from the coding sequence ATGGAATTGCTGTTCTTTTATCTGGTTGCGCTGGTCGCGATCCTTTCCGCCTTTCTGGTGGTGAAGTGCAAGAACCCGGTCAACAGCGCCATTTCGCTGGTGATGACCTTCTTCTGTCTGGCGATTTTCTACGTCATGCTCTACGCCCCTTTCATGGCGGCGGTGCAAGTCCTGGTCTACGCCGGGGCGATCATGGTTCTGATCCTGTTCGTCATCATGCTGCTCAACCTTGGGCCGGAAATGATGGAGCGCTTTCAGCACGGCGTGATCGGCGGGGCCATCGTCGCGGGCATTGTGATGGTTCAGGCGGTGATGTTCGTCAATCGCGGCAATACGGCTGGAATTTCCGGTGACATCACGCGTGAGAGGGTTTTGGCCGAGGGCCACATGGAACTGATTGGAATGAAGCTGTTCACCGAGTTCATGCTGCCTTTTCAGATCGCCGGGATCTTGTTACTGATTGCCATCGTGGGCGCCCTTGTGCTGGCCAAAAAAGAAGTCTAA
- the nuoK gene encoding NADH-quinone oxidoreductase subunit NuoK has product MLTVYHYLGLSAILFALGPYGVLTRRNAIVIFMCIELMLNAVNLTFISLSSYLNNLDGQIFVFFVMSVAAAEAAVGLALMIAFFRNKESVEVEDFNLLKW; this is encoded by the coding sequence ATGCTTACCGTTTATCATTATCTGGGACTCAGCGCCATTCTCTTTGCCCTGGGCCCCTACGGGGTTCTGACCCGGCGCAATGCGATTGTCATCTTCATGTGCATCGAGCTCATGCTCAATGCAGTGAACCTTACCTTCATCTCTCTTTCGAGCTATCTGAACAATCTCGACGGGCAGATCTTCGTCTTCTTCGTCATGTCGGTAGCAGCGGCCGAGGCCGCCGTCGGACTCGCGCTGATGATCGCTTTCTTCCGCAACAAGGAGTCCGTGGAAGTCGAAGATTTCAACCTGCTCAAATGGTGA